One window of Candidatus Cloacimonadaceae bacterium genomic DNA carries:
- a CDS encoding glycosyltransferase family 2 protein: protein MLDVSAFVLTQNSERTIKACLESVQWCDSVVLIDSFSEDDTLNIAKAYENVIIHQHQYTNAREQRTWGMRHVQTQWVFIIDSDEYCPPNLRDKILSILQSSDTQHDGYLFMTRTIFMGKLLTHQDYLSSYGKRLVHTNIATRYWRNTRVHASIRLDNKKYIARKYYLVHNPIASFSQHISKASKYAMWQAQDMYDNNKKAYWWHFVLRPGGKFLRHYLINGGWRDGMQGFVICALGASCVFLKFLYLKELWSHESR from the coding sequence ATGCTTGATGTCAGTGCATTTGTCCTCACCCAGAACAGCGAACGCACGATCAAAGCATGTTTGGAAAGCGTTCAGTGGTGTGATAGTGTGGTATTGATCGATTCATTTAGCGAAGACGACACATTAAACATAGCCAAAGCATACGAGAATGTAATCATTCATCAGCATCAATATACAAATGCCCGTGAACAACGCACCTGGGGTATGCGTCATGTACAGACCCAATGGGTTTTTATCATCGATTCGGACGAATACTGTCCTCCAAATCTAAGGGATAAAATCCTTTCTATCCTTCAAAGTTCGGATACTCAGCATGACGGTTATTTGTTTATGACGCGCACTATTTTTATGGGCAAGCTCTTGACTCACCAGGATTATTTAAGCAGCTATGGAAAGCGTCTGGTGCACACAAATATCGCTACAAGATATTGGCGAAACACTCGTGTCCATGCTTCGATCCGCCTTGATAACAAAAAATACATCGCGCGGAAATACTACCTTGTGCACAATCCTATAGCAAGCTTTTCGCAGCACATTAGCAAAGCGAGTAAATATGCAATGTGGCAGGCTCAGGACATGTATGACAACAACAAAAAAGCCTATTGGTGGCACTTCGTTTTACGCCCCGGTGGCAAATTTCTGCGTCATTATCTTATTAACGGAGGGTGGCGGGATGGCATGCAGGGCTTCGTTATTTGTGCTTTGGGTGCCTCTTGTGTATTCCTTAAATTTCTGTATCTAAAGGAATTGTGGAGCCATGAAAGCAGATAA
- a CDS encoding glycosyltransferase family 9 protein, with product MKADKIILIQLSAIGDTLMCEPALSAIRKAHPLAEITFLTSSAASPILDNHPDINRLIVWKKKTPFLKHLRFLLSLRKRKYDILVDFQKNPRTYLMSFVTRAKNKISFRGKRRNSAYTELVKEVDVANYAAYEKFRFVQRLLPPNMSPTEPRVFISPDERARARAIYESLGYRKSDLVIALSPVSKASYRAWKAENYALLCDHLYHKYNCKFIFTWGPGERHMVDEILSMMKSPKPNTDYRIDSLQVLYGLFELSDMYLGNDNGPRHLAIAAGLPTMCIFSHFYHSHWTPPNDGKHGYVEPKLRDANGVFRRIDSVDYPSAQKECERIVELVLRQKTKNDVCIN from the coding sequence ATGAAAGCAGATAAAATCATCTTGATTCAATTATCCGCGATCGGGGATACACTAATGTGTGAGCCGGCTCTCAGTGCAATCAGAAAAGCACATCCCCTTGCCGAGATCACCTTTTTGACCAGCAGCGCTGCTTCTCCAATCCTGGATAATCATCCGGACATAAATAGGCTGATTGTCTGGAAAAAAAAGACTCCATTCTTGAAGCATTTACGGTTTTTGCTTTCTCTCAGGAAACGAAAGTATGATATCCTTGTCGATTTTCAAAAGAACCCTCGCACTTATTTAATGTCTTTTGTGACAAGGGCTAAGAACAAAATCTCGTTTCGCGGCAAACGTAGGAATTCCGCATATACCGAGCTGGTAAAAGAAGTAGATGTCGCAAATTATGCGGCTTATGAAAAGTTCCGTTTCGTTCAGAGATTGCTGCCGCCAAACATGTCGCCTACCGAGCCCAGAGTGTTTATATCACCAGATGAAAGAGCTAGGGCAAGAGCAATTTATGAATCTCTCGGTTATCGGAAGAGCGATCTGGTGATTGCTTTGTCTCCGGTATCCAAGGCAAGTTATAGAGCTTGGAAAGCCGAAAACTACGCACTTTTATGTGATCACCTGTATCACAAGTACAATTGTAAATTTATTTTTACCTGGGGACCGGGGGAAAGACACATGGTCGATGAAATACTGTCCATGATGAAATCCCCCAAGCCAAACACAGATTACAGGATAGACTCTCTTCAGGTGCTATATGGATTGTTTGAGCTATCCGATATGTATTTAGGTAATGATAACGGCCCACGTCATTTAGCGATAGCTGCGGGGCTTCCGACAATGTGCATCTTCAGTCATTTCTACCACTCACACTGGACTCCGCCAAACGATGGCAAGCATGGTTATGTCGAACCCAAACTGCGCGATGCCAATGGCGTTTTCCGGCGTATAGATAGTGTGGATTATCCCTCAGCTCAAAAAGAATGTGAGAGAATAGTTGAGCTTGTCCTGCGGCAAAAAACGAAGAATGACGTTTGTATCAATTAA
- a CDS encoding peptidylprolyl isomerase produces the protein MLDNLRKKQKLIVYIVAGAFILTGAIGGLTGIFAGGNHLAKVNGHKITLEDYQKKIAEYYERYSQQGQNVDDNMRKQIENSAWEEMVNEVIWTQQIKKHRIKLSEDEILTEMQNNPPQELMQNESFQTNGRFDRSKYLEALKNNPQFFVMMDEYLRNYLPRKKLQDKIKKDANITLDSLKVEYGKDTNTVNGKALWFDFNKADSVFVSDDEIKKYYDKNKEDEFKKGPASRIKYLVFEMKASDDDFNSIKLEADNIYKQAIGGANFAMLAERYSEDPGSGKQGGSLGVFGKGQMVPEFEKAAFALKPGEISKPVRTNFGWHIIRCDSIATATADNYQIKASHILLSVKASDKTINQIRDKAEANKKLIAKKGIDVAAKELKMEAANSEWMPHDSEDIPGIGKLPALKQFMIKGKEKAVSDLLTDQQGRLILAQLTDNKKVYYEEFDSVRLRIKYQLEKEKKVASVKIKAEDFLKRVPQENYFRAAEVEGWKIVDLKGHKEGSFIPNVGTSPEFTKAALALKTGEYSPLVITKEGPFVIFAEERKTPDMKAFEKDTAKQDEIRKRLEEAAFNRWYQELRKKAKIIDNRAKFGML, from the coding sequence ATGCTTGATAACCTGAGAAAGAAACAGAAACTGATCGTCTATATAGTAGCCGGAGCCTTCATCCTGACGGGCGCCATCGGCGGACTCACCGGGATTTTTGCCGGTGGAAATCACTTGGCTAAAGTGAACGGACACAAGATTACTCTGGAAGATTATCAGAAGAAAATCGCTGAATATTATGAGCGCTATTCTCAACAAGGACAAAACGTAGATGACAACATGCGCAAGCAGATCGAAAACTCGGCTTGGGAAGAGATGGTCAACGAAGTCATTTGGACACAGCAGATTAAGAAACATCGCATCAAGCTCAGCGAGGACGAGATCCTCACCGAGATGCAAAACAACCCGCCCCAGGAACTGATGCAGAACGAAAGCTTCCAGACCAATGGACGTTTCGATCGTAGTAAATATCTGGAAGCGCTTAAAAATAATCCCCAGTTCTTTGTGATGATGGACGAGTATCTGCGCAACTACCTTCCCCGCAAGAAATTGCAGGATAAGATCAAGAAAGATGCAAATATCACTTTGGACAGCCTCAAGGTCGAATATGGAAAAGATACAAACACCGTTAACGGCAAAGCACTCTGGTTTGATTTTAACAAAGCCGATTCCGTCTTCGTGAGTGATGACGAAATCAAGAAATACTATGACAAGAACAAGGAAGACGAATTTAAGAAAGGCCCCGCCTCCCGCATCAAATACTTAGTATTCGAGATGAAAGCGTCGGATGATGATTTCAACTCCATCAAGCTCGAAGCAGACAACATCTATAAGCAAGCCATTGGAGGAGCAAACTTTGCAATGCTTGCGGAACGCTACAGCGAAGACCCAGGAAGCGGCAAACAGGGTGGTTCACTGGGTGTCTTTGGCAAGGGACAGATGGTGCCCGAATTTGAAAAAGCCGCTTTTGCCCTCAAACCGGGGGAAATATCCAAACCAGTGCGCACAAACTTCGGTTGGCACATCATTCGTTGCGATTCAATCGCTACCGCGACCGCGGACAATTATCAGATCAAAGCCAGCCACATCCTTCTTTCCGTGAAGGCATCGGACAAGACCATCAACCAGATTCGCGACAAAGCCGAAGCCAACAAGAAACTGATCGCCAAAAAAGGCATCGACGTTGCTGCCAAGGAATTGAAAATGGAAGCTGCGAATTCCGAATGGATGCCTCACGATTCTGAAGATATCCCAGGAATCGGCAAACTTCCAGCCCTCAAACAATTTATGATCAAGGGTAAGGAGAAAGCCGTTTCCGATCTGCTGACCGATCAGCAGGGACGTCTCATCCTCGCTCAACTCACAGACAATAAAAAAGTCTATTATGAAGAATTTGATTCCGTCCGTCTGAGGATCAAGTATCAGCTCGAAAAAGAAAAGAAGGTCGCCAGCGTCAAGATCAAAGCTGAGGACTTCCTCAAACGCGTTCCTCAGGAAAACTATTTCCGCGCCGCCGAAGTCGAGGGCTGGAAAATCGTTGATTTGAAGGGACACAAAGAAGGCTCCTTCATCCCCAACGTCGGAACCAGCCCAGAATTTACCAAAGCCGCCCTGGCGCTCAAGACCGGAGAGTATTCTCCTTTGGTGATCACCAAGGAAGGTCCCTTCGTCATCTTCGCCGAAGAGCGCAAAACACCTGATATGAAAGCTTTTGAAAAGGATACAGCAAAACAGGACGAGATTCGCAAGCGTCTTGAGGAAGCCGCCTTCAACCGTTGGTATCAGGAATTGCGTAAGAAAGCAAAAATCATCGACAATCGCGCCAAGTTCGGTATGTTATAA
- a CDS encoding thermonuclease family protein, whose amino-acid sequence MRKLMLLLAILMIGYLYAKQITGKVIAVQDGDTITVLKGKISYRIRLDGIDCPEKSQPYGNRAKQFTSDMVFGKKVKIIFLSKDRYGRYLGVVHAPNGMILNHKLLKAGLAWHYKQYNKEKLLSEMERTARSNGVGLWADKNPIPPWEFRRKKK is encoded by the coding sequence ATGAGAAAACTAATGCTATTGCTGGCAATCCTGATGATCGGCTACCTCTATGCCAAACAGATCACCGGCAAAGTGATCGCGGTTCAGGATGGAGACACGATCACGGTATTGAAAGGCAAAATCAGCTATCGCATCCGCTTGGATGGAATTGATTGTCCGGAAAAAAGCCAGCCCTATGGAAACCGGGCAAAGCAGTTTACGTCAGATATGGTATTTGGAAAAAAAGTGAAGATCATCTTTCTATCCAAAGACCGCTACGGCCGCTATCTGGGAGTGGTGCACGCTCCAAACGGAATGATCCTCAACCACAAACTGCTCAAAGCGGGTTTGGCATGGCATTACAAACAGTATAACAAGGAAAAACTCCTCTCGGAGATGGAAAGGACAGCACGTAGTAATGGTGTGGGTTTATGGGCGGACAAGAATCCGATTCCTCCCTGGGAGTTTAGGCGCAAGAAGAAATAA
- a CDS encoding tRNA threonylcarbamoyladenosine dehydratase, whose product MSVHSFSRTELLIGAEALKRLAKTRVCVIGLGGVGSYAVESLVRAGVGHFTIIDFDVVGETNLNRQILALICSIGKAKTELMKERILAINPSAEVITYQSFIDAENRAELLKDFDYYIDAIDSLGPKIGMLEHAVREGFNIISVMGAGNRLDPSKIHLAPLSKSINCPLARRVRKFLRRRGITGDFPCVYSSELPILPEEDIDSPDEIIIERGRQRKTIGSISYMPAIMGMTAASWVIRSIIEDIT is encoded by the coding sequence TTGAGCGTTCACAGCTTTTCCAGAACGGAGCTACTCATCGGTGCGGAGGCTTTGAAACGCTTGGCGAAAACGCGGGTCTGCGTGATCGGACTCGGAGGTGTCGGATCCTACGCAGTGGAATCACTTGTTAGAGCAGGGGTCGGGCACTTTACAATCATCGATTTCGACGTGGTGGGAGAGACCAATCTCAACCGTCAGATTCTCGCTCTAATTTGCTCGATCGGAAAAGCCAAGACGGAACTGATGAAAGAGCGCATTCTGGCAATCAATCCAAGCGCGGAAGTGATAACGTATCAGAGCTTTATCGATGCCGAAAACAGAGCGGAACTGTTGAAAGACTTTGATTATTACATCGACGCCATCGACAGCCTCGGACCCAAGATCGGAATGCTCGAACACGCTGTCCGTGAAGGGTTTAATATCATTTCTGTGATGGGCGCCGGCAACCGTCTCGATCCCTCCAAAATCCACCTTGCCCCACTAAGCAAAAGCATCAACTGTCCTCTTGCGCGCCGGGTTCGTAAGTTTCTGCGCCGCAGAGGCATCACCGGAGATTTTCCTTGCGTTTATTCTTCTGAACTACCGATCCTGCCGGAAGAAGATATCGACAGTCCGGACGAGATCATCATCGAACGTGGCAGGCAACGCAAAACCATTGGTTCGATCAGCTACATGCCCGCAATCATGGGCATGACTGCCGCGAGTTGGGTGATCCGCAGCATCATTGAAGATATCACATAA
- a CDS encoding glycosyltransferase, whose amino-acid sequence MNILFVQDSSPCIRNIKYAEALQSSGASVHLLHKGKSPHQGYGRGDHFYKSITRFSRYFGIVGKVKKMVLDLRIDLIHFHNQPDTLCAKLIRSKPGVPVIYDCHDFMSFKHRLSRREKEAERICNEESDGVVYPAALYLREAMKHYNFVSRRLVFGNYFPQSQLLELADMAPKHSSKDGMTHLVYQGRLAEKKSDHRYIIPQLKQFDPGRFRIHLFPNNNKGFEDYKALEVVIFHEKLPYTELIKTISAMDYGLVMFQDTIAAKLSAIRYAFGNKTFDYLCAGLPILVQDSLDEIVQFVQSHEIGCLLSSLDDLPLSTEETYRRLVNAVLAIREEYSMEHRIRDLLDFYDQCRSDFHA is encoded by the coding sequence ATGAATATCCTCTTTGTTCAGGACAGCTCACCGTGCATCAGAAATATCAAATATGCAGAGGCTTTGCAGAGCAGCGGTGCGAGTGTCCATCTGCTCCACAAAGGCAAAAGTCCCCATCAGGGTTATGGCAGAGGAGACCACTTCTACAAAAGCATTACCCGCTTTTCACGGTATTTTGGTATTGTAGGCAAGGTCAAAAAGATGGTGCTCGACCTGCGGATTGATCTGATCCACTTTCACAATCAGCCGGATACACTCTGCGCGAAACTCATCAGGTCAAAACCGGGTGTTCCGGTCATCTATGACTGTCATGATTTCATGAGTTTCAAACACCGGCTCAGCCGTCGTGAAAAGGAAGCCGAGCGAATCTGTAACGAGGAATCTGACGGAGTCGTCTATCCCGCGGCTCTCTACTTGCGCGAAGCCATGAAGCATTACAATTTCGTTTCGAGGCGGCTGGTCTTTGGCAACTATTTTCCCCAATCACAACTATTAGAGCTGGCGGACATGGCTCCGAAGCATTCCTCAAAAGACGGAATGACGCATCTGGTCTATCAAGGACGCCTTGCGGAAAAGAAGAGCGATCATCGCTATATCATACCGCAACTGAAACAATTTGATCCCGGAAGATTCAGGATCCACCTCTTTCCGAATAACAACAAAGGATTTGAAGATTATAAAGCTCTGGAAGTAGTTATCTTTCACGAGAAACTGCCCTACACTGAACTGATCAAAACGATCTCGGCAATGGATTATGGCTTGGTTATGTTTCAGGACACGATCGCCGCCAAGCTTTCCGCCATCCGTTATGCCTTTGGCAACAAGACTTTCGACTACCTTTGCGCCGGCTTGCCGATTCTTGTTCAGGACAGCCTGGACGAGATCGTACAGTTTGTTCAAAGCCACGAAATAGGCTGCCTGCTTTCGAGCCTTGACGATCTTCCGCTTTCCACAGAAGAGACTTACCGGAGACTGGTTAATGCTGTTCTTGCCATCCGTGAGGAATATAGCATGGAGCATCGGATTCGGGATTTGCTTGATTTTTATGACCAATGCCGGAGCGATTTTCATGCTTGA
- a CDS encoding CDP-glycerol glycerophosphotransferase family protein has product MACTISSLPESGIMVFSETLLRLPYSLIWHLLRILNSLEPVVVYCQELIDYYSISPVLEHLGKTLIITRNKELIAILKRKQIPFGKMPSFPKAVIMCRHATHKFPCSPIVKIGMRHGPYHFKRMTMAKNYNRFDLYLFSSLADLQAAEEIGVHCGKAVGFPRLDAMRDGSISPSDLDRLKEKLQLDDRKPVLLFSATWDKSGMSAVQNWYNRLHTITARYNILVTLHPWTEKSIARRIEATEGVHLIHDANLLPYIMLADVCIGDTSSLLAEFSALSKPIITFKTERAKRSLDEIEELISMISLPISSFNELEKAIETLLNAPEHLKDKQMKANHIMFDAFDGKASQRAAAQIIKLIPELAK; this is encoded by the coding sequence ATGGCTTGCACAATTTCATCCTTGCCGGAAAGCGGGATCATGGTGTTTAGCGAAACCCTTCTGAGGCTGCCCTATTCTCTGATCTGGCACCTTTTGCGTATCTTGAACAGCCTCGAGCCGGTGGTTGTTTACTGCCAGGAACTCATTGATTATTATAGTATTAGCCCCGTTTTGGAGCACCTGGGAAAAACCTTGATCATTACACGGAACAAAGAGCTGATCGCTATCCTCAAGCGCAAGCAAATCCCCTTCGGCAAAATGCCGTCGTTTCCCAAAGCAGTGATCATGTGCCGCCACGCCACGCACAAGTTTCCCTGTTCACCCATCGTCAAGATCGGCATGCGCCACGGACCATATCACTTCAAACGCATGACCATGGCGAAAAACTATAACCGATTTGATCTCTATCTTTTTAGCAGTTTGGCGGATTTGCAGGCAGCGGAGGAGATTGGAGTCCACTGTGGCAAAGCGGTAGGTTTTCCAAGATTGGATGCCATGCGTGATGGAAGCATCTCCCCAAGCGATCTGGATAGGCTGAAAGAAAAGCTGCAACTCGATGATAGAAAGCCGGTTCTGCTCTTTTCCGCCACCTGGGACAAAAGCGGGATGTCGGCAGTGCAAAATTGGTACAATCGGTTGCATACGATTACGGCACGTTACAATATTCTCGTGACCCTCCATCCATGGACTGAGAAGAGCATTGCAAGACGGATTGAAGCGACTGAGGGAGTGCATCTTATCCATGACGCGAATCTCTTGCCATATATCATGCTGGCGGACGTCTGCATTGGCGACACGAGCTCTCTGCTGGCGGAATTCAGCGCGCTATCAAAGCCGATTATCACTTTTAAGACGGAAAGAGCAAAGCGCAGTCTGGATGAAATCGAGGAACTTATCTCCATGATATCGTTGCCGATAAGCTCTTTCAACGAACTGGAGAAAGCAATTGAAACGCTATTGAACGCCCCTGAGCATCTAAAGGACAAACAAATGAAAGCTAATCACATCATGTTCGACGCCTTTGACGGCAAGGCATCACAACGCGCTGCCGCACAGATTATTAAGCTGATCCCGGAGCTGGCAAAATGA
- the glmM gene encoding phosphoglucosamine mutase yields MSKLMSSVSGVRGIFADTLNPAVVLRYAARFGELQKSSNPRPMIVVGRDSRTTGIAVQHAVISALISVGCDVMEIGIVSTPTVLLCVKDHQAAGGIAITASHNPPEWNAMKFVDNDGMFLSPERASLFLSSVNEDITWADWENIGTLIRYKHAIDDHIDAILKIPYLNIDQIKAAEFKVVLDSVNGAGGLISPKLLTALGCEVIEINSAPTGIFAHPAEPLNHNLTQLEAAVKEHNADIGFATDPDVDRLSIVDETGNCIGEELSVVLAQLFVLPKKKGDVVVNLSTSMLSDDIAKRFGVKLHRSKVGEVNVGKLMQEISSPIGGEGNGGIICSEVNYTRDAIAGMALILGLLAETGKNVSEIVSALPKYYFAKDKITVDPKCMDDIMAKIPHLFGGYDLDTRDGMKLTAPDHWIHIRKSGTEPIIRVYVESDSYDKSQELCKIAIAKLQF; encoded by the coding sequence ATGAGCAAATTGATGTCCAGCGTTAGCGGGGTTCGGGGTATCTTCGCGGATACCCTGAATCCCGCAGTTGTTTTACGCTATGCCGCACGTTTCGGCGAGCTGCAAAAAAGCTCAAATCCCCGTCCAATGATAGTCGTTGGCAGGGATTCCCGCACCACTGGAATCGCGGTACAGCATGCTGTTATCAGTGCTCTGATCAGCGTCGGCTGCGATGTCATGGAGATCGGTATCGTCTCCACTCCGACCGTTCTGCTGTGCGTGAAAGACCACCAAGCCGCGGGTGGAATCGCCATCACCGCATCGCATAATCCGCCTGAGTGGAACGCGATGAAGTTTGTCGATAACGATGGCATGTTTCTTTCCCCCGAGCGGGCGTCGCTATTTCTTTCCTCTGTAAACGAAGATATCACTTGGGCGGATTGGGAAAACATCGGCACCCTCATTCGCTATAAACACGCAATCGACGATCATATCGACGCCATCTTAAAAATCCCTTATCTGAATATCGATCAGATCAAAGCTGCCGAATTCAAGGTCGTGCTCGATTCCGTCAACGGTGCCGGAGGTCTGATTTCGCCTAAGCTATTGACCGCTCTCGGCTGTGAAGTGATCGAGATTAATTCCGCTCCCACAGGCATTTTTGCCCATCCGGCAGAACCGCTCAACCACAATCTGACACAACTCGAAGCCGCAGTGAAAGAGCACAACGCCGATATCGGTTTTGCCACCGATCCGGATGTTGACCGTCTTTCGATCGTGGACGAGACCGGAAACTGCATCGGCGAGGAGCTCAGCGTAGTCCTGGCACAGCTTTTCGTTCTCCCCAAAAAGAAAGGAGACGTCGTCGTCAACCTCAGCACTTCAATGCTTTCGGACGACATCGCCAAACGCTTTGGCGTGAAACTTCACCGCAGCAAAGTCGGAGAGGTCAACGTCGGCAAGCTGATGCAGGAGATTTCATCTCCTATCGGCGGAGAAGGCAACGGCGGAATCATCTGTTCTGAAGTGAATTACACGCGCGACGCCATCGCTGGGATGGCTTTGATCCTTGGGCTCTTAGCTGAAACCGGAAAAAATGTTTCAGAGATCGTTTCCGCACTGCCAAAGTATTATTTTGCCAAAGATAAGATCACCGTCGATCCTAAGTGCATGGACGATATCATGGCAAAGATTCCGCATCTCTTTGGCGGATACGATCTTGACACCAGAGACGGCATGAAACTCACCGCCCCGGACCACTGGATTCACATCCGCAAAAGCGGCACCGAACCGATCATCCGCGTCTATGTGGAAAGCGATTCATACGACAAATCACAGGAACTCTGCAAGATAGCTATTGCCAAACTGCAATTCTAA
- a CDS encoding TatD family hydrolase, translating to MSLIDAHCHLANLSEVMNLPDLMEEAARHGITRFVSAALRRSEVDFYLKYPFDNLIFSAGMHPNFDECDLDIVQIDHLAYSKRIWAVGEIGLDRGNPDIEYQTKAFKENLIIAAEHGIPAVLHIVGHQQQAYEILKNHDLKYLVHGYAGSLEGFELLARLDSVFTISSRILVDDKLELLKRMIRHGRMLFETDIIQYYVKAGESNPLLRLLDVFETTQKLSGQTDEALLDMQEISAKHLFGELF from the coding sequence ATGAGCTTGATCGACGCCCATTGCCATCTTGCCAATCTGAGCGAGGTTATGAACCTTCCAGATCTGATGGAAGAGGCTGCCCGTCATGGAATTACGCGTTTCGTATCCGCCGCGCTCAGACGCAGCGAGGTTGATTTTTACCTGAAATACCCCTTCGACAATCTCATCTTCAGTGCCGGTATGCATCCCAATTTCGATGAGTGCGATCTGGATATTGTTCAGATCGATCATCTTGCCTACTCAAAGCGTATATGGGCGGTCGGCGAGATCGGACTGGATCGCGGAAATCCCGATATCGAATACCAGACAAAAGCCTTCAAAGAAAACCTGATAATTGCGGCGGAGCATGGAATACCGGCAGTCCTGCATATCGTTGGACATCAGCAGCAGGCGTATGAAATACTCAAGAACCATGATCTCAAATATCTCGTTCACGGCTATGCGGGATCCCTCGAAGGCTTTGAACTGCTCGCCCGGCTGGACAGCGTTTTCACCATCAGTTCCCGCATCCTCGTGGACGACAAGCTTGAGCTCTTGAAACGCATGATCAGACATGGCAGGATGCTTTTTGAAACGGATATCATCCAATATTACGTCAAAGCAGGCGAGAGCAATCCTCTCTTGCGTCTTCTTGACGTATTTGAAACAACCCAAAAGCTTAGCGGACAAACGGATGAAGCTCTGTTGGACATGCAGGAAATCTCTGCCAAACACCTTTTTGGAGAGCTCTTTTGA
- a CDS encoding phosphoglycerate kinase produces MLNAQVSSMLDADLKNKIVLVRLDHNVVKKGKIKDSMRIDATLSTLRSIFKQGGLPILMSHVGRPYDKKTGIITIDQDDAVEPIVYYLEEKLQLKGYIPQCHADGDDGIKDLEPIAIGVEKLKNKEVDFVYLPNTRWFKGEEAKDISADDLAQKLAAFADVFINDAFGSWQAHVSTLGVTRYLPSYAGLLMQKEIAHLNKIFDPDRPFLAIVAGAKFDTKIGPLSSLIKICDRLVLGGVIYNAYLAVKYDIRIKGVGSEDIAMAHKFLSDVKGYEDRIVELPFIIESDSIENNESWRVRDIKDLKAGTELNFVLDVSPKSFEIDKIKSIFASSAAIFVNAVMGYTLLFVDGTKSMYQLIDANPAAAKLFGGGDTIQEFKELLPEVFAKAVDDPRYYFFTGGGAILDAIEQGSPYKMKPVEALIKS; encoded by the coding sequence ATGCTAAATGCACAGGTTTCCAGCATGTTGGACGCGGATCTAAAAAACAAGATCGTGCTCGTGCGCCTCGACCACAATGTTGTGAAAAAAGGCAAGATCAAGGACAGCATGAGGATAGATGCCACCCTCAGCACTCTGCGGAGCATTTTCAAACAAGGCGGTTTGCCGATTCTGATGAGTCATGTGGGCAGACCCTACGACAAAAAGACCGGAATCATTACCATCGACCAAGATGACGCGGTCGAGCCGATAGTTTACTATCTGGAAGAAAAACTCCAGCTCAAAGGCTATATCCCTCAGTGCCATGCAGATGGAGACGATGGGATCAAAGATCTCGAGCCGATCGCCATCGGTGTGGAAAAGCTCAAAAACAAAGAGGTCGATTTTGTCTATCTGCCCAATACCAGATGGTTCAAGGGTGAAGAGGCGAAGGATATTAGCGCTGACGATCTTGCCCAAAAGCTTGCAGCCTTTGCCGATGTCTTTATCAACGACGCTTTCGGTTCCTGGCAAGCTCACGTCAGCACTTTGGGGGTCACGCGTTATCTGCCTTCCTACGCCGGATTGCTGATGCAGAAAGAGATCGCGCACCTGAACAAGATATTTGATCCCGATCGTCCTTTTCTTGCAATCGTGGCGGGCGCGAAGTTCGATACCAAGATCGGTCCACTTTCCTCACTGATCAAGATTTGCGACCGGCTCGTGCTCGGAGGCGTGATCTACAATGCCTATCTCGCCGTCAAATATGACATCAGAATCAAAGGTGTAGGCTCTGAGGATATAGCGATGGCGCACAAATTCCTGAGTGACGTCAAAGGCTATGAAGACCGCATCGTAGAGCTTCCATTTATCATTGAAAGCGACTCCATCGAAAATAATGAAAGCTGGCGCGTTCGCGATATCAAAGACCTGAAAGCTGGCACGGAATTGAATTTTGTTCTCGACGTTTCGCCCAAGTCTTTTGAGATTGACAAGATCAAATCTATCTTCGCGAGCAGTGCTGCTATCTTCGTAAATGCCGTGATGGGATATACTTTGCTATTCGTCGATGGCACCAAAAGCATGTATCAACTGATCGACGCCAACCCTGCTGCCGCGAAGCTTTTCGGCGGAGGCGACACCATTCAGGAGTTCAAGGAATTGCTGCCTGAAGTTTTTGCCAAAGCGGTTGACGATCCCCGATACTATTTTTTCACTGGCGGAGGCGCGATTTTGGACGCCATCGAACAAGGCTCGCCATACAAGATGAAGCCGGTGGAAGCGCTGATCAAATCATAA